One part of the Janthinobacterium sp. 17J80-10 genome encodes these proteins:
- a CDS encoding TolC family protein, with amino-acid sequence MDFQKYKPILRPVVLGAAALVLAGCATISDDGGMNAVTALTRERTGQAVQLTKPGGNTESVDKSVNQLLGKPLTPDTAVQVALLNNQGLQASFAELGIAEADRISAGWMRNPSFSFGRMRTGSDVEIDRSIMFDLVGLLTIPIRSGIEQRRFEQARLQTAAQAVQLAADTRKAYFHAVAAQQTAQYMEQVGSAAEAAAELARRMAQVGNFSKLDQAREQAFHADATAQVARARHNATAARERLSRLMGVWGDKTAFQLPERLPALPKAPDTINDAESQAMQQRLDIQMAKRGAESTAKALGLTKASRFINVLDVGYANKSETGAPRGNGYEIELQLPIFDWSGAKVAKAEAIYMQSVYRTADIAIRARSEVREAYSAYRTTYDVARHYRDEVVPLRKKISDEVLLRYNGMLASVFELLADARTQIGSVNAAIEAQRDYWLAETDLQAAINGSGGGSATTMRTPASAEAAPGH; translated from the coding sequence ATGGATTTCCAAAAATACAAGCCAATCCTGAGGCCCGTCGTTCTGGGCGCAGCCGCACTCGTACTGGCAGGATGCGCAACCATTTCCGACGATGGCGGCATGAATGCTGTCACCGCGCTCACCAGGGAGCGTACCGGCCAGGCAGTACAGCTAACGAAACCCGGCGGCAATACCGAATCCGTGGACAAGAGCGTCAACCAACTGCTCGGCAAACCATTGACCCCCGATACGGCGGTGCAGGTGGCATTGCTGAACAACCAGGGGCTGCAAGCTTCGTTCGCCGAACTGGGCATCGCAGAAGCCGACCGCATCAGCGCCGGATGGATGCGCAACCCGAGCTTTTCCTTCGGCAGAATGCGCACCGGCAGCGATGTCGAAATCGACCGCAGCATCATGTTCGACCTGGTCGGCTTGCTGACCATCCCGATTCGCAGCGGCATCGAACAGCGCCGTTTCGAACAAGCCAGGCTGCAGACGGCAGCGCAAGCCGTGCAACTGGCAGCGGATACCCGCAAGGCCTACTTCCATGCGGTCGCAGCGCAGCAGACAGCGCAATACATGGAACAAGTTGGCAGCGCCGCCGAAGCCGCCGCCGAGCTGGCAAGGCGCATGGCCCAGGTTGGCAACTTCAGCAAGCTGGACCAGGCGCGCGAGCAGGCTTTCCATGCCGATGCCACTGCCCAGGTTGCGCGTGCGCGGCACAACGCCACGGCAGCGCGGGAGCGGCTGTCCCGGCTAATGGGCGTATGGGGCGACAAGACCGCATTCCAGCTGCCGGAGCGCCTGCCGGCTTTACCCAAGGCGCCTGACACGATCAACGATGCCGAATCGCAAGCGATGCAGCAACGGCTCGACATTCAAATGGCCAAGCGCGGCGCTGAATCGACGGCCAAGGCGCTTGGGCTGACCAAAGCCAGCAGGTTCATCAATGTGCTGGATGTCGGTTATGCCAACAAGAGCGAAACCGGGGCGCCGCGCGGCAACGGTTATGAAATCGAGCTGCAGCTGCCGATTTTCGACTGGAGCGGCGCGAAAGTCGCGAAGGCCGAAGCCATCTACATGCAATCCGTCTATCGCACCGCGGACATTGCGATTCGCGCCCGTTCGGAAGTGCGCGAAGCCTACTCCGCCTATCGCACGACGTATGACGTGGCGCGCCACTACCGCGACGAAGTCGTCCCCCTGCGCAAGAAGATTTCCGACGAAGTGCTCCTGCGTTACAACGGCATGCTGGCCAGCGTCTTCGAATTGCTGGCCGATGCGCGCACCCAGATTGGCAGCGTCAATGCCGCCATCGAGGCGCAGCGCGACTACTGGCTGGCTGAAACCGATTTGCAGGCGGCCATCAATGGCAGTGGCGGCGGCAGCGCCACCACTATGCGCACGCCGGCATCCGCCGAAGCTGCACCAGGACACTAA
- a CDS encoding cupredoxin family protein has product MILSVAIAAAAPAAWAGAGASDANHDAAEPISNEKHAFGKQGDPKKADRTITIAMNDKMRFVPGDIKVRQGETIRFVVRNKGKVLHEMVIGTMDELQSHHEMMKQHPGMEHDEAFMTHVAAGKKGEMVWQFTEAGEFYYACLIPGHFEAGMVGKITVTKG; this is encoded by the coding sequence ATGATTCTTTCAGTCGCGATTGCAGCGGCAGCGCCCGCGGCATGGGCCGGCGCCGGTGCATCGGATGCCAACCACGATGCGGCGGAGCCAATCTCAAACGAAAAGCACGCTTTTGGCAAACAGGGCGACCCGAAAAAGGCGGACCGCACCATCACCATCGCCATGAACGACAAGATGCGCTTCGTCCCCGGCGACATCAAGGTCAGGCAAGGCGAGACGATACGCTTCGTCGTCAGGAACAAGGGCAAGGTCTTGCATGAAATGGTCATCGGCACCATGGACGAATTGCAGTCGCATCACGAGATGATGAAACAGCACCCGGGCATGGAGCACGATGAGGCGTTCATGACCCATGTCGCCGCCGGCAAAAAAGGGGAAATGGTCTGGCAATTCACCGAAGCCGGGGAGTTTTATTACGCCTGCCTGATACCGGGTCATTTTGAAGCCGGCATGGTCGGGAAAATCACAGTCACGAAAGGATAA
- a CDS encoding copper oxidase: MVSRRDFFTGAAAMVGAGIVSRVGAASLPEAATMDKAATQPPLVPPNGRPYNPVVTLNGWSLPWRMNNGVKEFHLVAEPVVREIAPGMKANLWGYNGQSPGPTIEVVEGDRVRIFVTNRLPEHTSVHWHGQRLPNGMDGITGLTQPAIPSGKTFVYEFVAKRPGTFMYHPHGDEMVQMAMGMMGFWVTHPKNPDFMKVDRDFVFLLNNFDIEPGAYTPKINTMLEFNLFGFNSRVFPGIDPMVVRQGDRVRIRIGNLTMTNHPIHLHGHEFEVTGTDGGWTNPASRWPEVTTDVAVGQMRAVEFEATDLGDWAFHCHKSHHTMNPMGHNVPTMIGVDHRGIVEKINKLVPDYMVMGERGMGDMGQMEMPIPDNTLPMMTGQGPFGSVEMGGMFTVMKVRRDQKRGDYTDPGWYKHPAGKVAYEWKGETPAPARNNSPGGKLMEPTNKPANVEMKVRKPSGHDGHR, translated from the coding sequence ATGGTTTCACGCAGAGATTTTTTTACCGGCGCCGCGGCCATGGTCGGCGCAGGGATCGTCAGCCGGGTCGGCGCGGCTTCGTTGCCCGAGGCGGCGACGATGGACAAGGCCGCCACGCAACCACCGCTGGTGCCGCCCAATGGCCGGCCCTACAACCCGGTCGTGACCCTCAATGGCTGGTCGCTGCCCTGGCGCATGAACAACGGCGTCAAGGAATTTCACCTGGTGGCCGAACCCGTAGTGCGCGAAATCGCCCCCGGCATGAAAGCCAACCTGTGGGGCTACAACGGCCAGTCGCCCGGCCCCACTATCGAAGTGGTCGAAGGCGACCGCGTGCGCATCTTCGTGACCAACCGCTTACCGGAACATACCAGCGTGCATTGGCATGGCCAGCGCCTGCCCAATGGCATGGACGGCATCACCGGGCTGACCCAGCCCGCCATCCCGTCCGGCAAGACCTTCGTGTATGAATTCGTGGCCAAACGCCCCGGCACTTTCATGTACCACCCGCATGGCGACGAAATGGTCCAGATGGCGATGGGCATGATGGGTTTCTGGGTCACGCACCCGAAGAACCCCGACTTCATGAAGGTGGATCGCGACTTCGTCTTCCTGCTGAATAATTTTGATATCGAGCCCGGCGCCTACACGCCCAAAATCAACACCATGCTTGAGTTCAACCTGTTCGGCTTCAACAGCCGCGTCTTCCCGGGCATCGACCCGATGGTAGTGCGGCAAGGTGACCGCGTGCGCATCCGCATCGGCAACCTGACCATGACCAACCATCCCATCCACTTGCATGGGCACGAGTTCGAGGTGACCGGGACGGATGGCGGCTGGACCAATCCCGCCTCGCGCTGGCCCGAAGTCACCACCGATGTGGCGGTGGGCCAAATGCGTGCGGTGGAGTTCGAGGCGACCGACCTGGGCGACTGGGCTTTCCACTGTCACAAGTCGCACCACACCATGAATCCGATGGGTCACAATGTGCCGACCATGATTGGCGTGGACCATCGCGGCATTGTCGAGAAAATCAATAAACTCGTTCCCGACTACATGGTCATGGGCGAGCGCGGCATGGGCGACATGGGCCAGATGGAAATGCCGATTCCCGACAATACCCTGCCGATGATGACCGGCCAGGGGCCCTTCGGCAGCGTCGAGATGGGTGGCATGTTCACGGTAATGAAAGTGCGCCGAGATCAGAAACGTGGCGACTACACGGACCCGGGTTGGTACAAGCACCCGGCCGGCAAGGTCGCCTATGAATGGAAGGGTGAAACGCCAGCCCCGGCACGCAACAACTCGCCCGGAGGAAAACTCATGGAACCGACAAACAAACCGGCAAATGTCGAGATGAAAGTGCGCAAACCCTCCGGCCATGACGGACACCGCTAA
- a CDS encoding copper-binding protein, which produces MNILSKFSLAAALAISLAPLAQANDAHHAANAPAASEKSADAALTEGEIKKVNKGTGKLTIKHGELKNLGMPPMTMVFRVKDTAMLDQVKPGDKIKFVADKIEGQFTVTELEVQK; this is translated from the coding sequence ATGAACATTCTGAGCAAATTTTCCCTGGCCGCCGCACTGGCGATTTCCCTGGCACCGCTGGCGCAGGCGAACGACGCCCACCATGCCGCCAATGCACCCGCGGCTTCCGAAAAATCGGCTGACGCCGCCTTGACCGAAGGCGAAATCAAGAAGGTCAACAAGGGCACCGGCAAGCTGACCATCAAGCATGGCGAACTGAAAAACCTCGGCATGCCGCCCATGACGATGGTTTTCCGCGTCAAGGACACGGCCATGCTGGACCAGGTCAAGCCCGGCGACAAGATTAAATTTGTCGCCGACAAGATCGAAGGGCAATTTACGGTGACAGAATTGGAAGTGCAGAAATAG
- a CDS encoding DUF411 domain-containing protein: MKHRIFSQTILAGALALPLLASAAGPVVEVYKSAYCGCCTGWVEHMQENGFEVKVKNVESPSDYREKFGIPQELASCHSAKVAGYAIEGHVPAADIKRLLAEKPKAVGLAVPSMPMGSPGMEGPRKDPYDVYLVQGKGQKSVYKHYDGK; the protein is encoded by the coding sequence ATGAAACATCGCATTTTTTCGCAAACCATTCTGGCCGGCGCACTTGCGCTGCCCTTGCTGGCCAGCGCCGCAGGGCCGGTGGTCGAAGTGTACAAAAGCGCCTACTGCGGCTGCTGCACAGGCTGGGTCGAGCACATGCAGGAAAATGGCTTCGAGGTGAAGGTGAAGAACGTCGAAAGCCCATCCGACTATCGCGAGAAATTCGGCATTCCGCAGGAACTCGCTTCCTGCCATAGCGCGAAAGTGGCGGGTTACGCCATCGAAGGCCATGTTCCTGCAGCCGACATCAAGCGCCTGCTGGCGGAAAAACCGAAGGCAGTCGGCCTGGCGGTGCCGTCGATGCCGATGGGCTCGCCTGGCATGGAGGGGCCGCGCAAGGATCCCTACGACGTATACCTGGTTCAGGGCAAAGGGCAGAAATCGGTTTACAAACATTACGACGGCAAATAA
- a CDS encoding copper-translocating P-type ATPase, whose product MAGTIYTCPMHPEIRQPTPGNCPKCGMTLEPLIPELEEEENPELKDFRRRFWWTLPLTVTVTMLAMGAHQFFHGGIPYQNWIEFALSAPVVLWAGWPFFARGAQSIARRSPNMWTLIGLGVLAAFGYSVAATIAPELFPAAFRQDGRVGVYFEAAAVIVSLTLLGQILELRARSQTSAAIKSLLGLAPKTARRIQENGTEEDIPLTHVHIGDMLRIRPGEKVPVDGIVLEGESAVDESMLTGEPMPMTKRPDDKVIGATINTSGSLVMRAEVVGSQTMLSQIVQMVAQAQRSRAPMQRLADVVAGYFVIVVGLIALATFVAWGLVGPQPSWVFGFVNAVAVLIIACPCALGLATPMSIMAATGRAATQGVLFRDAAAIESFKKVDTLIVDKTGTLTEGKPAFDRIIPAAGFSEEDVLLAAASIDQGSEHPLAHAIVAEARKRGLELHKPASFESSSGIGVRGVVAGHRLALGNTKLMDDEKVDWHPLSSEAEALRGEGASVMYLAADGQLVGLVAVSDPIKATTQEALKLLKQTGVTVIMATGDGVTTAKSVAAKLGIAEVYGEVKPQDKLNLVERYQAQGKIVAMAGDGINDAPALARANVGVAMGTGTDVAMNSAHVTLVKGDLRGIARARAISVATVRNMHQNLTFAFVYNALGIPLAAGLLYPFTGQLLSPIFAALAMSLSSVSVITNALRLRGTGN is encoded by the coding sequence ATGGCCGGGACGATTTACACCTGTCCCATGCATCCGGAAATCCGCCAGCCGACGCCGGGCAATTGCCCCAAGTGTGGCATGACGCTGGAGCCGCTGATTCCGGAACTGGAGGAAGAGGAAAACCCGGAGCTCAAGGACTTCCGCCGGCGCTTCTGGTGGACCTTGCCGCTGACGGTGACTGTGACGATGCTGGCGATGGGCGCGCACCAGTTCTTCCATGGCGGAATCCCCTACCAGAACTGGATTGAATTCGCCTTGAGCGCCCCGGTGGTGCTCTGGGCAGGCTGGCCATTCTTTGCACGCGGCGCGCAATCCATCGCCAGGCGCAGCCCCAACATGTGGACCCTGATCGGCTTGGGCGTGCTGGCGGCTTTCGGCTATAGCGTGGCCGCTACGATTGCACCTGAATTGTTTCCGGCAGCCTTCAGGCAGGACGGCCGTGTCGGCGTCTATTTCGAGGCGGCCGCAGTCATCGTTTCGCTGACATTGCTCGGGCAAATTCTGGAATTAAGGGCCCGCTCCCAGACCTCCGCGGCGATCAAATCCCTGCTCGGACTCGCCCCTAAAACCGCGCGCCGTATCCAGGAGAACGGCACCGAAGAGGATATTCCGCTGACACATGTGCATATCGGCGACATGCTGCGCATCCGACCCGGCGAGAAAGTCCCTGTCGACGGCATCGTCCTGGAGGGTGAAAGCGCCGTGGATGAATCGATGCTGACCGGCGAACCGATGCCCATGACCAAGCGACCAGACGACAAGGTGATCGGCGCCACGATCAACACCAGCGGCAGCCTGGTGATGCGTGCGGAAGTGGTCGGCTCGCAAACCATGCTCTCGCAAATCGTGCAAATGGTGGCACAGGCGCAGCGCTCGCGTGCACCCATGCAACGCCTGGCAGACGTGGTCGCCGGCTATTTCGTGATCGTCGTCGGCCTGATTGCGTTGGCCACCTTTGTCGCCTGGGGCCTCGTCGGCCCGCAACCCAGCTGGGTCTTCGGCTTCGTCAATGCCGTCGCGGTCCTCATCATCGCCTGCCCCTGCGCGTTGGGCCTGGCAACGCCGATGTCGATCATGGCGGCGACCGGACGTGCGGCGACCCAGGGCGTGTTGTTCCGGGATGCTGCCGCCATTGAAAGTTTCAAGAAAGTCGATACCCTAATTGTCGACAAGACCGGTACGCTGACCGAAGGCAAGCCAGCTTTCGACCGCATCATTCCCGCTGCTGGCTTCAGCGAGGAAGACGTGTTGCTGGCCGCGGCCAGCATCGACCAGGGCAGCGAGCATCCCTTGGCGCATGCGATTGTTGCCGAAGCGCGCAAGCGCGGTCTTGAACTGCACAAGCCAGCGTCGTTCGAGTCGTCCAGCGGCATCGGCGTGCGCGGCGTGGTGGCCGGCCATCGCCTTGCGCTGGGCAATACCAAACTGATGGACGATGAAAAAGTCGACTGGCACCCATTGTCCAGCGAGGCGGAAGCCTTGCGCGGCGAAGGCGCCTCTGTCATGTACCTGGCGGCGGACGGACAACTGGTGGGCCTGGTAGCGGTATCCGACCCGATCAAGGCGACGACGCAGGAAGCCCTGAAATTGCTCAAGCAAACCGGGGTTACGGTCATCATGGCGACCGGCGATGGCGTGACAACCGCAAAATCGGTCGCGGCAAAGCTCGGCATTGCCGAGGTCTATGGCGAGGTCAAGCCTCAGGACAAACTGAACCTCGTGGAGCGCTATCAAGCGCAGGGCAAGATCGTGGCCATGGCGGGCGACGGTATTAACGATGCCCCTGCGCTGGCCAGGGCGAATGTCGGCGTGGCGATGGGGACCGGCACCGATGTGGCAATGAACAGCGCCCATGTGACGCTGGTCAAGGGGGATTTGCGCGGCATTGCCCGGGCCCGGGCAATTTCGGTCGCCACCGTGCGCAACATGCATCAGAACCTGACTTTTGCCTTTGTCTATAACGCGCTCGGGATTCCGCTGGCGGCTGGATTGCTCTATCCGTTCACGGGGCAGCTTCTTTCGCCAATTTTCGCCGCGCTTGCAATGAGCCTGAGTTCAGTGTCGGTCATTACCAATGCGCTGCGCCTTCGCGGAACAGGAAATTAG